TCGATCCCATATTGGAAGCAATTCCTTGCATAGTTCCAAGGCAGGTATAGCTTCCGGGGTGCGTCGTCTGATCTCGTTTAGCCTCTTCGCAGCATTGGCCCACTTCTTCCCCAAAAGAACCTGCCCGATTCGAGTCCCATACTTTTGCCAATCTAAACGTGAAAAGTAATGCATCCAATCGATCAATTCATTCTCTCTAATGGGTACATCCCATGTGAGAAGAGCTAATATTGCACGTATGGAAGGCCTACCAGACCGCAAAAGCTCGATAATCTTGTTTAGCAATACTGGTTCAGGTTGAATAATTGATTGCCTTGAATTGATTTGCTCAATTAATTCAGCAATTCTCGGTGAAGGTCTAAAATTCCCAGAAAAATGTCAATCCACCAAAATTCAGTCCGATGTCAGCTGAGAATTAGGATTTTTCAGCCCAAATCGCAGGCATTTATGTATCAGGTTTGTGGAAAATGTCAAGAAAACCGGATAGAAGCCAATAGAGATCCATTGACCTGAAACGGCCTTGATGAATCAGAATCATTTGTTGACCGGGCGAAGCAAATTTTCATGGAGCACGAATATCGGTTGGTGGGGAGATCACAAAACCAAGCAGTGATTCCCAATTTTCGAATATTATGACCCGGATTGTACAACGCAACTGGTTCCAGAATTCTTTTTTGCACTGAATTTGGCCCTGGCTATTTGTACAAAGGGTCTTTGAGTTCAATGATTTGATGCATAAAAAAAGCCAGCAGGGTAAACAGGAAAAAATTGAATGATAAGTTCTTTTTTCCATGGCCATAGTTGTGCTCAGCATGATAACCAAGATTTTTCAGGGTATTGAAATTTTCGTTTTCAATTTTCCATTTTGCCCGACCTGCCTTGACAAGCTTTTTCACATTGTTGCCAGTGACCCGGATATCAGTGACCCAGCTGTTTTTATAGGTGATTTTATCTCCATCCCGGATGATGCTGTATTCAAAAAAATTGACCAGCGGTGCTGATTTGTTTCCATTCAACCTGATATCATTGATCCATTCATATCTATGAATGGCGCCCTCGTTATCCTGCCACTCCAAAAGGTGAGCCTGGTCCAGATCCTCTTTTTCTATGAGTTGATCGAATAAAACCTTATGGCTGCTGGGCTTTGCTATCAGAATATATGACATTTTGTTTTGATTGAGAGCCTCAATAAACGGCTGCCTTGAATACAGATCATCGGCTGTAATCACGATCTCCAGTTTTGGATGCTCTTGTCGAATCCGGTTTAAAAAGCGCTTGCCGGCGTTGATCTCACAATCCTGTTTTTTTGAACCATCACTGTTTTTGATTGGTTCCGGTGCCAACGGGACCACCTGTTTTTTTTCTGGATGCACAATAGACGCGCCCAAAACTTTATGGGAGTAATTAATGGTTCCATTTTTGTAACCCTTTGTTAAACATGAGGGGCAGTTGATAGTTTCTGAACTGAAATACTGTGTACCATCAATGGGCAGGAGATACCCCTCATCCAGAAATTGAAAAGGTTGCAACTGATTTCCCCGTTGCAGCAGTCGGAAAAAATCGTTGAAAATTGGAAGCAGCTTTTGAGAAGGTATGGCATCAATGATGTCTCTTAATTGGTTGTCTTTGGGAATCGTTTCAACTTGAAACAACGTCTGCAGATTATTCATTTGCGTCTGTTCCTGCAGACGTCTTTGAAATTCGAGCATTGAAGCATCTTGAAAATACATCATGGCAAGGGCGCTCAGACAGGCATCATGCATGGAATGCTTGATTTTTCCAACCTGCCGCATCTCAATCTCAGCGATTTCATTGACGCGGGCTGAGACCGACTTTCTGAGGTTTGAAAAACCAAGTTTTGTTCCAGTATTCAAGCTGATAGCTCCCAAGTATTGTGCATTTGGATAAAGCTATCATAAAATGATAAAAAAGTCTAGTTTATATTTTCAATTATTTCAATTAGTTATAAAATATTTAAATTTCCCGTCAAGGAGATTACGGCTTTGTGATGCCTCAGGCAATGCCAGTGAGATTGGAAAAAATATTACGAAGTAAAAAAAATATCTGATGCATGAAAAGCCGATTTTACAGCATTTTTAGGTTCACCGAGAATTGCTGCAATTAATTGTTTTGCCACAAGCGGAAGCAAATTGTTCAATTCGGTTGCGCTTAAATTACTCCACAACTCCTTACGCCGCGGGTTGTCTACTGCAACCTGTACCAAGTTGACTCCAACAGCTTCAACCAAATTATATGAATTCTTTCCACTGATTACGACCTCAAGCAGTTTGTTACCGTGATCCTCTGATTGTAATGTTTTAGGCCAAGCTTCTCCTCCCAATTGAATATGAGTTGCCCAGAGTAACCTGTTAGAGGCTTTCGATACGTCAATCAACCTCAGCAAACTTGGTTGCTGTACGGTAAGTCGTGCAGCTAACCTGCACAGGCCTGCGTCGGCTCCCTTCACGATCGTTTTCACCACAGCATCAGAAGGGAGGTTGTGAATCAAGTACTCTAAACCAGGGGATGCGTCACCAGTAAAGGCCTGCTGTTTTATGAAAGCGTCGGCAACAGAAAGCTTCGAGGAAACCAAGCACCATGCATGTAGAACTGACCATTTCCGTTTTTGTGCTTGTTTGAGTATTTGGTTGAGTTGAGGCGCACTCCATCGTTCTCTATTAGCGGCTCTGACCAAAGAGCTTTCAATATCTTTATCGTTTTTGACAAAGTCGTTAATAACTGATTCTATCTCAGGGATTGCCAACCACCTGATAGCAGCACGCAACCAAATCTCATTAAGCGAATCAAAACCGCGCTGAATAACTGATTTTACGTTCGTTTGCCACCAAACTTGAGCTTTATCCAGCTTTAATTTAGTCAAAAATGGAATCGATTTTTCTGTTGACAATATTGGGACAATATCAACCAGTCGACTACGCAGGGAATCTTCCAGTATTTTTGAATCCGGCACAGCTGATAAATCGATATTGGCAAGCAATTCGACCTGGTCTGAAGACAGCGATGGCAGATGCGTTAGCAGTTTTGAAAGGGCAACATTCTTATATTTAACGCCCTTAGTATTGGTGGGCGCCATAACAATTAGGGTTCTTAGCAAAGCAAGAGCATCGCTGAAATCACCTGCAATATTGAGCCGTTCAATATTATCAGCGACGCGAGCAGCTTGCTTGAGATGCATCAAATCAGAATCGTTAGGTGGAATTTTCTGAAGAACTTCTGAAAGGATAGGGTCTTGATGGCCAGCTATATACTTTGCCGCTCGACTTATCTGAACACTTACATAAGGATTTGATAGATCAATTCTTACAAAAGGCTGTTGCCATTGTTGCCCCCGGGATGAAGGCGTAGCAATAATCCATGGGAAATTAGTAGTGGCGCCGCTTTGGGGTGGAATGAGGGCAAGACGAGCAGAAAAGTCCATACGGGCAGCAGGCCAGAGCTGTCGCCAAATCCCGACAATGATATCCGGCCAAATATCTAGTGGATTACAGATGATGACAGGACGACCTTGTGTGCACAACAATGCATTTGCCACTATTTCAAGATGATTTTGAGGAGCTAGTGTAATTGTTTTTTTACCTGAAAGAGCAGCTAATACCTGACTTAAATCTTCAACAAGACCTACCTGTTCACGTGGCCATAACGCTACTTCGCTCCGCACCATCCCAGCACGGGTTGCCGTCAATTCTGGTGTGGTCCACCAGATACACCACCAATCGTCAACTGGACCACAACCAACCGAAGGCCACCATATATCCCCAGGTGAAATATCTCCAGGAGGCCGATCTGTTAATCCTTCAAGTTCTCGCGGAAGGTTTACTTGAGGTTCATTACATTTCAGTAGCTTATGTGAATTATCAAGGGCACCGTATGTGGCAAGGACATAATTCATTATGTAATTCCATCCAATAACCATTTGAGAGGCAAACTTAAATCTTGGTTCCTCTCATCACCCTTTGGCATGACAATCCAGCCTTGGTGTTCAGGACCTTCATCAATAAACACGTCTACTCCGCTATTGCCAGTTAGCTCCTGCCCGAGGGAAGAAAGTCCCCATATACTTACTTCATCCTTATGCCAGTTATTTCGAATAAATGACGCGACCAGTGGGAGTTTGCAAGCAAGCTCTTCCGCTGGTTGAGTTATTGATTCACCCAACTCATCATAGCAAGAGAGAAGAACAGCTAGACGAGGTCTTTTCAGAGGTTTCACGGTACCCAGACCTGCGACATGAAGAAGTATCTGGAGGTTTTCTACCCAATAGGCGTTAGCGTCCCACGTACTTACCCTGTTTACAGATTGCTCTCCACAATGAGGGTGCTCGGTAAGTTTTTCTAAAGCAACAGGAAATATCACCTCTGCTTTCAAGCGAATCAGGAGGAGCCACCCATTCGCTTTTGATAGTCTCTCGTGCCATTGAAAATCAACAGAGCGAGTCGCCTGTACCTGTGTTAATTGTTCACCTCCGTAATCAGGCCAGTTTAAATCCATGGCTCTGCCGGTCTTATCTTGCAACGGTAAGCAAACCTCTGTCCAAGTGCTATGTGGCGTATGCGAAGCCGCATTGCCGTTCTCTATGCATCTCAAAACTTCCTGAAATGCCGACAGATCAGCAGGAGCCCCACGCAAACTCAGTGCCCCAGGATTTCTTTGCAACCGGCCATAAAGCTGCCCCGCATAGTGGGTCTTTCCGCTATTTGGTCCTCCAAGAAGTACAATCTCAGGTGTTAGCATTTTCTACCTCTGAATGCCGAAAATGGCTGATGATGTAATACAGGTTCAGAAAGAGGACTGCATCTGGCCGGAGTCCATGCGCAATCCAAAACACTAGAGAGTGCTTCGGTTAACGACTCGGGACGGCAAACCGTCGTTTCTGATTCAGTGGCGTGGGGAATTGACTCTTTTAATGCCCTTTGTATCGAATCCCGAATCCCAGGAGTTAACTCCGACAACGCCTTTTTGTCTGTCTTCGTCCAAACCAGGACGACTGGTCGCTTGCCGACATGCCCACCCAATCGTTCCAACAACTGGCGAAGATCTGCGCGGGCAGAACCTCGATCTGGCCCGCTTAATCTATCACAATCGGCCATTACCAGAAACGTATCGGCATGCTCGACTGTCCATCGC
The window above is part of the Desulfotignum phosphitoxidans DSM 13687 genome. Proteins encoded here:
- a CDS encoding GAP1-N1 domain-containing protein; its protein translation is MNYVLATYGALDNSHKLLKCNEPQVNLPRELEGLTDRPPGDISPGDIWWPSVGCGPVDDWWCIWWTTPELTATRAGMVRSEVALWPREQVGLVEDLSQVLAALSGKKTITLAPQNHLEIVANALLCTQGRPVIICNPLDIWPDIIVGIWRQLWPAARMDFSARLALIPPQSGATTNFPWIIATPSSRGQQWQQPFVRIDLSNPYVSVQISRAAKYIAGHQDPILSEVLQKIPPNDSDLMHLKQAARVADNIERLNIAGDFSDALALLRTLIVMAPTNTKGVKYKNVALSKLLTHLPSLSSDQVELLANIDLSAVPDSKILEDSLRSRLVDIVPILSTEKSIPFLTKLKLDKAQVWWQTNVKSVIQRGFDSLNEIWLRAAIRWLAIPEIESVINDFVKNDKDIESSLVRAANRERWSAPQLNQILKQAQKRKWSVLHAWCLVSSKLSVADAFIKQQAFTGDASPGLEYLIHNLPSDAVVKTIVKGADAGLCRLAARLTVQQPSLLRLIDVSKASNRLLWATHIQLGGEAWPKTLQSEDHGNKLLEVVISGKNSYNLVEAVGVNLVQVAVDNPRRKELWSNLSATELNNLLPLVAKQLIAAILGEPKNAVKSAFHASDIFFTS
- a CDS encoding TRAFAC clade GTPase domain-containing protein, whose translation is MLTPEIVLLGGPNSGKTHYAGQLYGRLQRNPGALSLRGAPADLSAFQEVLRCIENGNAASHTPHSTWTEVCLPLQDKTGRAMDLNWPDYGGEQLTQVQATRSVDFQWHERLSKANGWLLLIRLKAEVIFPVALEKLTEHPHCGEQSVNRVSTWDANAYWVENLQILLHVAGLGTVKPLKRPRLAVLLSCYDELGESITQPAEELACKLPLVASFIRNNWHKDEVSIWGLSSLGQELTGNSGVDVFIDEGPEHQGWIVMPKGDERNQDLSLPLKWLLDGIT